In the Pantoea sp. Aalb genome, one interval contains:
- a CDS encoding IscS subfamily cysteine desulfurase: MKLPIYLDYAATTPVDPRVVNKMLQCLTLNGIFGNPSSYSHIFGWQAEEAVDLARNQVAQLINADSREIVFTSGATEANNLAIKGVAYFYKSRGQYIITSKTEHKTVIDSCIALKQKGFEIKFLKPNIKGIITTELLKSFLRKDTILVSLMHVNNETGIIQDIAALGTICHEHNILFHVDATQSVGKLPIDVDKLPVDFLSFSGHKIYGPKGIGVLWIRSKPPVQIEPQMHGGGQERGIRSGTLPVHQIVGMGEACRLACHELKDNKEIVRLEVLRQKLWHGLNALNVTFNSSLQYGAPNILNVSFINIESELLIMALKNLAISSGSACISSRLEASYVLRAMGLEQKVAQSSLRFSFGRFTTTEEIQYAINLINDVVNKI, from the coding sequence ATGAAGTTACCGATTTACTTAGATTATGCGGCTACTACACCAGTAGATCCCCGTGTTGTGAATAAAATGCTACAATGCCTTACATTAAATGGGATTTTTGGTAATCCTTCATCATATTCTCATATTTTTGGTTGGCAAGCTGAAGAAGCAGTTGATTTAGCTCGTAATCAAGTTGCTCAGTTAATCAACGCTGACTCAAGAGAAATTGTTTTTACTTCTGGTGCAACCGAAGCTAATAATTTAGCTATTAAAGGCGTAGCATACTTTTATAAATCACGTGGACAATATATTATTACTAGTAAAACCGAACATAAAACAGTTATTGATAGTTGTATAGCACTTAAACAGAAAGGTTTTGAAATAAAATTTCTAAAGCCCAATATTAAAGGTATTATTACAACTGAATTGCTTAAATCATTTTTGCGTAAAGATACTATATTAGTATCTTTAATGCATGTAAATAACGAAACTGGTATCATACAAGATATTGCAGCATTAGGTACAATATGCCATGAACATAATATTCTATTTCACGTTGATGCTACTCAAAGTGTAGGGAAATTACCAATTGATGTTGATAAGTTACCAGTTGATTTTCTTTCTTTTTCAGGACATAAAATTTATGGTCCAAAGGGTATTGGGGTATTATGGATACGCAGCAAACCACCTGTACAAATAGAACCACAAATGCATGGTGGTGGACAAGAACGTGGAATTCGTTCTGGTACATTACCTGTACATCAAATTGTTGGTATGGGCGAGGCATGTCGTCTTGCATGTCATGAATTAAAAGATAACAAAGAAATCGTGCGTCTTGAAGTATTACGTCAAAAATTATGGCATGGACTTAATGCTCTCAATGTTACCTTTAATAGTTCGCTCCAGTATGGAGCACCTAATATTCTAAACGTGAGTTTTATTAATATAGAAAGTGAATTACTTATTATGGCATTAAAAAATCTAGCCATTTCTTCTGGTTCTGCATGTATTTCTTCTAGACTAGAAGCTTCTTATGTATTACGTGCTATGGGTCTGGAACAAAAAGTAGCACAAAGCTCATTACGTTTTTCTTTTGGTCGATTTACTACTACAGAAGAAATTCAATATGCTATTAATCTAATTAACGATGTAGTAAATAAAATATAA
- the rlmN gene encoding 23S rRNA (adenine(2503)-C(2))-methyltransferase RlmN, which produces MPKQILKSSCILPVVFIPQKIKVNLLDFSRQHMRQFFVEMGEKYYCADQIMKWIYHYFCDDFRYMTNLTKVLRNKLMQIAEIRTPKIVKESHSKDGTIKWAVCVKDQLVETVYIPEKNRATLCLSSQIGCVLNCKFCSTAQQGFNRNLHVSEIIGQIWLAIKRISAEKNISHRRPITNIVMMGMGEPLFNLNNVVSAIRIMLDDFGFGFSKRRITISTSGIVPALDIMRNMIDINLAISLHAPNDKLRDSLMPINKKYNIKDILYSAKQYVEKCNANKGVITIEYVLLDHINDSTDHAYELATLLKNIPCKINLIPWNSFPGSFYECSSNNRIVRFSEILIKHGFISIVRKPRGNDIDAACGQLVGNVISRTKRNIYNEIY; this is translated from the coding sequence ATGCCTAAACAAATTCTTAAGTCATCATGTATCTTACCTGTGGTTTTTATTCCTCAGAAAATAAAAGTTAATTTATTAGATTTTAGTCGTCAACATATGCGTCAATTTTTTGTTGAAATGGGCGAAAAATATTATTGTGCTGATCAAATAATGAAATGGATATATCATTATTTTTGTGATGATTTTAGATATATGACTAACCTTACTAAAGTATTACGAAATAAACTTATGCAAATTGCTGAAATTCGTACTCCAAAAATAGTTAAAGAAAGTCACTCTAAGGATGGTACTATTAAATGGGCAGTTTGTGTAAAAGATCAATTAGTTGAAACTGTCTATATTCCGGAAAAAAACCGTGCAACTCTATGCTTATCTTCACAGATAGGTTGTGTTTTAAATTGTAAATTTTGTTCAACAGCTCAACAAGGTTTTAATCGTAATTTACATGTTTCAGAAATTATCGGTCAAATTTGGTTAGCTATAAAAAGAATTAGTGCTGAAAAAAATATTAGTCATCGTCGTCCTATTACTAATATTGTCATGATGGGTATGGGAGAACCTTTATTTAATTTAAATAACGTAGTATCAGCAATAAGAATTATGTTAGACGATTTTGGTTTTGGATTTTCTAAGCGTCGTATTACTATATCTACTTCTGGGATAGTCCCTGCATTAGATATAATGAGGAATATGATTGATATCAATTTAGCAATTTCTCTTCATGCTCCTAATGATAAGTTGCGCGATTCTCTCATGCCTATTAATAAGAAATATAATATTAAAGATATTCTTTATTCAGCAAAACAATATGTAGAAAAATGTAATGCTAATAAGGGAGTTATTACTATTGAATATGTTCTATTAGATCACATAAACGACAGTACTGATCATGCTTACGAATTAGCTACTTTATTAAAAAATATTCCTTGTAAGATAAACTTAATACCCTGGAATTCATTTCCTGGATCATTTTATGAATGTAGTTCTAATAACCGTATTGTTCGTTTTTCTGAAATATTAATAAAACATGGATTTATTTCTATAGTTCGTAAACCGAGAGGAAATGATATTGATGCTGCTTGTGGTCAATTAGTTGGAAATGTAATTAGTCGTACTAAACGTAATATTTATAACGAAATCTACTAA
- the ndk gene encoding nucleoside-diphosphate kinase: MAIEYTFSIIKPNAVAKNLIGTIYQRFESANFEIIALKMLHLTNEQAEGFYSEHKNRFFYKDLINFMVSGPIVISVLKRENAIQGQRELIGSTNPEMALIGTLRSDYSDSLIENIIHGSDSLESAKREIAYFFSKDEIYLRT; the protein is encoded by the coding sequence ATGGCAATTGAATACACTTTTTCTATTATTAAACCAAACGCTGTTGCTAAAAATTTAATTGGTACTATATATCAACGGTTTGAAAGTGCTAATTTTGAAATTATTGCTTTAAAAATGCTTCATTTAACAAATGAACAAGCAGAAGGATTTTATTCTGAACATAAAAACCGTTTTTTCTATAAAGATTTAATTAATTTTATGGTTTCTGGTCCAATTGTAATTTCTGTACTGAAAAGAGAAAATGCTATTCAGGGTCAAAGAGAATTGATTGGTTCTACTAATCCTGAAATGGCTTTAATTGGTACATTACGTTCTGATTATTCAGATAGCTTAATTGAAAATATAATACATGGTTCTGATTCTTTAGAGTCTGCAAAGCGAGAAATTGCTTATTTTTTTAGTAAAGATGAAATTTATTTGAGAACTTGA
- the purL gene encoding phosphoribosylformylglycinamidine synthase: protein MIEIFHGLPALSTFRIKKLLTKFKNADLPVKEIYTEYVHFIDINVALSKKEQVKLKELLQYGPYANIKKMAKGRLLVVTPRPSTISPWSSKATEIVHNCHLLKIRRLERGIAFYIHAPKLTDIQWSILINLLHDRMIETVFFDFNDAHKLFSYNNPKSFKIIDILNKGLKSLEKINIKLGLMLNNNEINYLFDFFNKLGRNPTDIEIYMFAQINSEHCRHKIFNADWVINGKRQAKSLFEMIKNTYKKNPEYILSAYKDNAAIMEGSKIDRFYSNTQKGEYSFHKEYSHILMKVETHNHPTAIFPWSGAATGSGGEIRDEGATGCGAKPKAGLVGFSVSNLKIPGFIQPWEEDFGKPNHIVTALDIMIEGPLGSASFNNEFGRPILNGYFRTYEQQVHSHNGIEIRGYHKPIMLAGGIGNIRADHVKKKNILVGTKLIVLGGPALNIGLGGSSASSMISGQLDTNLDFSSVQRDNPEMERRCQEVIDRCWQLGEDNPILFIHDVGAGGLANAMFELVSYSQYGGSFNLRDILNDEPSMSPLEIWCNESQERYVLAILPEKIILFHNFCQRERVPYAIVGEVTKEKKIIIIDNYFHNKPIDTPIDLFCGKLPKFCCNVVKHQLRTIEFNSKQISLSDAIYRVLHLPTVAEKNFLITIGDRSITGMVSRDQMIGPWQVPTANCAVTTASFNGYYGEAFAIGERAPVALIDFAASSRLAVGEAITNISATAIGSLKRVKLSANWMVAAGHPNEDAGLYEAVKALGEDLCPKLGITIPVGKDSMSMKTRWQQGNEIREIISPLSLVITAFTRIKDVRLTITPQLHTNHDNLLLLIDLGNSKNTLGATALSQVYSQLGEKSADIRNIEQLTNFFNVIQKLIFEKKILAYHDRSDGGLLVTLAEMAFTGHCGIKVDITPLGQDVLASLFTEELGAVLQIKKTDFSIIQEIFTKYGLRENIHIIGQALPGDNFLIYSHDILIYSESRTVLRTWWAETSWQIQRLRDNPICADQEHAAKKNNNDPGLNVHLTFKLEDIATISITTGIKPRIAVLREQGVNSYIEMAAAFNRAGFTAIDVHMNDLFMGLHDLETFQMIVACGGFSYGDVLGAGEGWAKSIIFNDKMCNQFKKFFDRPQTLALGVCNGCQMMAALRELIPGSELWPRFVKNKSERFEARFSLVEVTPSPSLLLDGMAGSHIPIAISHGEGLVEVRDNIHLSELENKKLIALRFINNFGNVTEHYPANPNGSPNGITAVTNENGRVTIMMPHPERVFRTINNSWYPPEWGEDSPWMYIFYNARKYFA from the coding sequence ATGATAGAAATTTTCCATGGTTTACCAGCTTTATCAACATTTCGTATAAAAAAACTTTTAACTAAATTTAAAAATGCTGATTTACCCGTAAAAGAAATTTATACTGAATATGTTCATTTCATTGATATAAATGTAGCTCTAAGTAAAAAAGAACAAGTCAAATTAAAAGAATTACTACAATATGGTCCTTATGCTAATATTAAAAAGATGGCAAAAGGTCGTTTATTAGTTGTCACACCACGCCCTAGTACTATTTCACCATGGTCATCTAAAGCTACTGAAATTGTACATAATTGTCATTTACTGAAAATACGACGTTTAGAACGTGGCATAGCATTTTATATACATGCACCAAAACTTACTGATATCCAATGGTCTATTTTAATAAATTTATTACACGATCGTATGATAGAAACAGTTTTTTTTGATTTTAATGATGCACATAAATTATTTTCTTATAATAACCCAAAATCTTTTAAGATAATTGATATCCTTAATAAAGGACTAAAGTCTTTAGAAAAAATTAATATTAAATTAGGATTAATGCTTAATAATAATGAAATAAATTATTTATTTGATTTTTTTAATAAATTAGGTAGAAATCCAACTGATATAGAAATTTATATGTTTGCTCAGATTAATTCTGAGCATTGTAGACATAAGATTTTCAATGCTGATTGGGTAATAAATGGTAAAAGACAAGCTAAGTCATTATTTGAAATGATTAAAAATACTTATAAGAAAAATCCAGAATATATATTATCTGCTTATAAAGATAATGCTGCAATAATGGAAGGTTCTAAAATAGATCGTTTTTATTCTAATACACAAAAAGGAGAATATTCTTTTCATAAAGAATATTCTCATATATTAATGAAAGTAGAAACTCATAATCATCCAACAGCTATTTTCCCATGGTCAGGTGCAGCAACTGGATCTGGCGGTGAAATTCGCGACGAAGGTGCTACTGGATGTGGTGCTAAGCCAAAAGCTGGTTTGGTTGGTTTTTCTGTATCTAACTTAAAAATCCCAGGATTTATCCAACCATGGGAAGAGGATTTTGGTAAACCTAATCATATTGTAACAGCACTAGATATTATGATAGAAGGACCGTTAGGTAGTGCGTCATTTAATAACGAATTTGGTCGTCCGATTTTAAACGGTTATTTCCGTACATATGAACAACAAGTTCATAGCCATAACGGTATTGAAATACGTGGGTATCATAAACCCATAATGTTAGCTGGTGGGATTGGCAATATCCGTGCTGATCATGTTAAAAAAAAAAACATCTTGGTAGGTACTAAATTAATAGTATTAGGTGGACCGGCGTTAAACATTGGTTTAGGAGGTAGTTCAGCTTCTTCAATGATTTCTGGACAACTAGACACTAATTTAGATTTTTCTTCAGTACAGCGTGATAATCCGGAAATGGAACGTCGTTGTCAAGAAGTAATTGATCGTTGTTGGCAATTAGGTGAAGATAATCCTATTTTGTTTATTCATGATGTTGGTGCTGGTGGATTAGCTAATGCTATGTTTGAATTAGTTAGCTATAGCCAATACGGTGGTAGCTTTAATTTACGTGATATATTAAATGACGAACCTAGTATGAGTCCATTAGAAATATGGTGTAATGAATCTCAAGAACGTTATGTTTTAGCTATATTACCTGAAAAAATTATTCTATTTCATAACTTTTGCCAGCGTGAACGTGTACCTTATGCCATTGTAGGTGAAGTTACTAAAGAAAAAAAAATAATCATTATAGATAATTATTTCCATAATAAACCAATTGATACACCAATTGATCTATTTTGTGGCAAACTGCCAAAGTTTTGTTGTAATGTTGTTAAACATCAATTAAGAACTATAGAATTTAATTCTAAACAAATTAGTTTATCAGATGCTATATATCGTGTATTGCATTTACCAACTGTAGCAGAAAAAAACTTTTTAATAACAATTGGTGATCGTAGTATTACTGGTATGGTATCACGTGATCAAATGATAGGTCCATGGCAAGTTCCTACTGCTAACTGTGCAGTAACAACTGCTAGTTTTAATGGATATTACGGTGAAGCTTTTGCTATTGGAGAACGTGCTCCTGTAGCATTAATAGATTTTGCTGCTTCTAGTCGTTTAGCTGTTGGTGAAGCTATTACTAATATTTCTGCAACTGCTATCGGTTCGTTAAAACGCGTAAAACTTTCTGCAAATTGGATGGTAGCAGCTGGCCATCCAAATGAAGATGCAGGACTTTATGAAGCAGTAAAAGCATTAGGAGAAGATCTTTGTCCTAAGTTAGGAATTACTATTCCAGTGGGTAAGGATTCAATGTCAATGAAAACTCGGTGGCAACAAGGTAATGAAATACGAGAAATTATTTCACCTTTATCGTTAGTAATCACTGCTTTTACACGTATTAAAGATGTAAGACTAACAATCACTCCACAGTTACATACAAATCATGATAATTTATTACTATTAATAGACTTAGGTAATAGTAAAAATACTCTTGGTGCTACTGCACTGTCTCAAGTATATTCTCAATTAGGAGAAAAATCAGCTGATATACGCAATATAGAACAATTAACTAATTTTTTTAATGTTATTCAGAAACTGATTTTTGAAAAAAAAATATTAGCTTATCATGATCGTTCTGATGGTGGTTTATTAGTAACATTAGCAGAAATGGCTTTTACTGGTCATTGTGGAATTAAAGTAGATATAACTCCATTAGGACAAGATGTATTGGCTTCATTATTTACTGAAGAACTAGGAGCTGTACTGCAGATTAAAAAAACAGATTTTTCCATAATACAAGAAATATTTACTAAGTATGGATTAAGGGAAAATATTCATATAATTGGTCAAGCTTTACCAGGAGATAACTTTCTTATTTATTCTCATGATATCCTAATATATAGTGAAAGTAGAACTGTATTACGTACTTGGTGGGCTGAAACTAGTTGGCAAATACAACGCCTACGTGATAATCCTATATGTGCAGATCAAGAACATGCAGCTAAAAAAAATAATAATGATCCAGGTCTTAATGTTCATTTAACTTTTAAATTAGAAGATATTGCTACAATAAGTATTACTACTGGTATTAAACCTCGTATTGCTGTACTACGTGAGCAAGGTGTGAATTCTTATATTGAAATGGCTGCTGCTTTTAATCGTGCAGGATTTACAGCTATTGATGTACATATGAATGATTTATTTATGGGTCTTCATGATCTAGAAACGTTCCAAATGATAGTTGCTTGTGGTGGTTTTTCTTATGGAGATGTATTAGGTGCTGGAGAAGGATGGGCAAAATCTATTATTTTTAATGATAAGATGTGCAATCAATTTAAAAAGTTTTTCGATCGGCCACAAACATTAGCTTTAGGTGTTTGTAATGGTTGTCAAATGATGGCAGCTTTACGCGAATTAATTCCTGGCAGTGAACTATGGCCGCGTTTTGTGAAGAATAAATCTGAACGTTTTGAAGCACGCTTTAGCTTAGTAGAAGTTACACCTAGCCCATCTTTGTTACTAGATGGCATGGCTGGATCACATATTCCAATAGCCATATCTCATGGCGAAGGCTTAGTTGAAGTGCGTGATAATATACATTTATCTGAATTAGAGAATAAAAAATTAATCGCATTACGTTTTATTAATAACTTTGGTAATGTTACTGAACATTACCCTGCTAATCCAAATGGTTCACCAAATGGTATTACAGCTGTAACTAATGAAAATGGTCGTGTAACAATTATGATGCCTCATCCTGAGCGTGTATTTCGTACTATAAATAACTCATGGTATCCTCCAGAATGGGGTGAAGATAGTCCATGGATGTATATTTTTTATAATGCTCGTAAATATTTTGCATAA
- the glyA gene encoding serine hydroxymethyltransferase yields MLECNINFADYDPELWQAIEQERIRQETHIELIASENYTSPLVMQAQGSKLTNKYAEGYPGNRYYGGCQYVDIIERLAIERAKLLFNADYANVQPHSGSQANFAVYSALLKPGDTILGMHLAHGGHLTHGASVNLSGKLYKVISYGIDKNGKINYDELAQLAQIHKPKMIIGGFSSYSGICDWATMRQIANNVNAYFFVDMAHVAGLIAADLYPNPLPHAHIVTSTTHKTLAGPRGGLILAKNGNPNLYKRLNSAVFPGSQGGPLMHVIAGKAIAFKEAMHPKFKTYQVQVLKNARVMVEELINCGYTIVSNNTYNHLFLIDLINKKITGKEADAALSRANITVNKNSIPNDPKGPLITSGIRIGTPAVTRRGFKENEVRELANWIATILDNINDNVIIERIKKKVLYICSCLPVYLN; encoded by the coding sequence ATGTTAGAATGCAATATAAATTTTGCCGATTATGATCCGGAATTATGGCAGGCAATAGAACAAGAAAGAATACGTCAAGAGACACATATTGAGCTTATTGCTTCTGAAAACTATACAAGTCCACTTGTTATGCAGGCACAAGGTTCAAAATTAACAAATAAATACGCTGAGGGATATCCAGGAAATCGATATTATGGTGGATGTCAATATGTTGATATTATTGAAAGATTAGCAATAGAACGTGCTAAATTACTCTTTAATGCAGATTATGCTAATGTTCAACCACATTCTGGCTCTCAAGCCAACTTTGCAGTGTATAGTGCTCTTCTTAAGCCAGGAGATACAATTTTAGGTATGCACTTAGCACATGGAGGTCATTTAACACATGGTGCTTCAGTAAATTTATCTGGTAAGTTATATAAAGTAATTTCTTACGGGATAGATAAAAATGGTAAAATTAATTATGATGAGCTAGCTCAACTTGCTCAAATACATAAACCTAAAATGATTATTGGTGGGTTTTCTTCTTATTCTGGTATATGTGATTGGGCTACAATGCGTCAAATTGCTAATAATGTAAATGCATACTTTTTTGTTGATATGGCACATGTTGCCGGTTTAATTGCTGCAGATCTTTATCCAAATCCACTTCCACATGCTCACATTGTAACTTCAACTACGCATAAAACTTTAGCTGGACCACGAGGTGGATTAATTTTAGCAAAAAATGGAAATCCAAATCTATATAAAAGATTAAATTCCGCTGTTTTTCCTGGTAGTCAAGGTGGTCCATTGATGCATGTTATTGCAGGTAAAGCTATTGCCTTTAAAGAAGCAATGCATCCAAAGTTTAAAACCTATCAGGTCCAAGTGTTGAAAAATGCTAGAGTTATGGTAGAAGAATTAATTAATTGTGGTTACACTATTGTCTCTAATAATACTTACAATCACTTATTTTTAATAGATTTAATAAACAAAAAAATAACTGGTAAAGAAGCAGATGCTGCTTTAAGTCGAGCTAATATTACTGTAAATAAAAATAGTATTCCCAATGATCCCAAAGGTCCTCTTATTACTTCTGGTATTCGTATTGGGACACCAGCGGTTACTAGACGTGGCTTTAAAGAAAATGAAGTGCGTGAGCTAGCAAATTGGATTGCTACTATATTAGATAACATCAATGATAATGTTATCATTGAACGTATTAAAAAGAAGGTGTTATATATTTGCTCTTGTTTGCCTGTTTATCTAAACTAA
- the suhB gene encoding inositol-1-monophosphatase translates to MHPMLNIALRAVRKAGHLITKNYENPDIIENNKKIKSNFITKIDYVEDILIEIIHKSYPEHTIITKKNGDLVNNQDIQWIINPLNGRNNFIKRFPHFSISIAIRIKGRISIAVIYDPMRNELFTAVRGQGAQLNGYRLRGSNARELKGSILAIGCPFKRKTNSHDYTYLNLLNKIYNQHADFRYTGCKALDLAYVAAGRVDGYFEYGLNLWDIAAGELLVREAGGIITDFIGGHNYIDSGNIVASNTRILKIILYNMNNEFID, encoded by the coding sequence ATGCATCCGATGCTGAATATTGCTTTACGTGCTGTGCGTAAGGCGGGACATTTGATTACAAAAAATTATGAAAATCCGGATATCATCGAAAATAATAAGAAAATTAAAAGTAATTTTATTACTAAAATTGATTATGTAGAGGATATACTTATTGAAATAATTCATAAATCTTATCCAGAACATACAATCATTACTAAAAAAAATGGTGACTTAGTTAATAATCAAGACATTCAATGGATAATAAATCCACTAAATGGTCGTAATAATTTTATTAAACGTTTCCCTCATTTTTCTATTTCTATTGCTATAAGAATTAAAGGACGTATCTCAATAGCAGTAATTTATGATCCAATGCGTAATGAGCTATTTACTGCAGTACGAGGACAAGGAGCGCAGCTTAATGGTTATCGTTTGCGTGGTAGTAATGCAAGGGAGCTAAAAGGTAGTATTCTAGCAATCGGTTGCCCTTTTAAGCGAAAGACTAATTCACATGATTATACTTACTTAAATTTACTAAATAAAATATATAATCAACATGCTGATTTTCGTTATACTGGGTGTAAAGCATTAGATTTAGCTTACGTAGCTGCTGGCCGTGTTGATGGTTATTTTGAATATGGCCTAAATCTATGGGATATTGCGGCCGGAGAACTATTAGTACGAGAAGCTGGTGGTATCATTACTGACTTTATTGGTGGGCATAACTATATAGATTCAGGTAATATTGTTGCTAGTAATACACGTATATTAAAAATAATATTATATAATATGAATAATGAATTCATTGATTAA
- a CDS encoding TIGR04086 family membrane protein, which translates to MSETWINNPTGKIVYEGEEVLLMKRISWSAIFAGVITTLTIHILLGLLGIAIGTTTINPQEEQNTIQYLGTGTLVWTIFNMLFAISIGSYIAGRMAQYDGLLHGLLMFGTSTIITLWLTMSLANGLITCAFNIIKPNINPIDNHHTISNVLPSIDNLVPGKKQNNSLNLDNLQNTLQNMLQQTNIIELQSEKFQSNTNIGPVYNTTQNPIEDNIKNVRDIDKDINDWIKNVINRNSNHLAAIDCDKLRNIIKLHTNKNFQEIEKIIKQTKQNYQKAVQIMYEENKQKTRKLTDSITAATTKASWFVFFILLIEAIFSAIFGHIGRRNQHNNYVLNNQSQ; encoded by the coding sequence ATGTCTGAAACTTGGATTAATAATCCTACTGGAAAAATCGTTTACGAAGGTGAAGAAGTATTATTGATGAAGCGCATTTCTTGGAGTGCAATTTTTGCTGGAGTAATTACTACGCTGACTATACATATTTTACTAGGACTTTTAGGTATAGCTATTGGTACTACTACTATTAATCCACAAGAAGAACAAAATACCATTCAATATCTTGGTACAGGTACTTTGGTTTGGACTATATTTAACATGTTATTTGCAATATCAATAGGAAGTTATATAGCTGGTCGAATGGCGCAATATGATGGTTTATTGCATGGTTTGTTAATGTTTGGCACTAGTACTATTATTACTTTATGGCTGACAATGTCTTTAGCTAATGGTTTAATTACGTGTGCTTTTAATATTATAAAACCTAATATAAATCCAATTGATAATCATCATACAATCTCTAATGTTTTACCTTCAATAGATAATTTAGTACCGGGAAAAAAACAAAACAATAGCCTTAATCTTGATAATTTACAAAATACATTACAGAATATGTTGCAACAAACTAATATAATAGAATTACAATCAGAAAAATTTCAAAGTAATACTAATATTGGTCCAGTATATAATACTACTCAAAATCCAATTGAAGATAATATTAAAAATGTACGAGATATTGATAAAGATATTAATGATTGGATTAAAAATGTTATTAACCGTAACTCTAATCACTTAGCAGCTATAGATTGTGATAAATTAAGAAACATTATAAAATTACATACTAATAAAAATTTTCAGGAAATAGAAAAAATTATTAAACAAACTAAACAGAATTATCAAAAGGCAGTACAAATCATGTACGAGGAAAATAAACAAAAAACTCGTAAATTAACAGATAGTATAACTGCTGCTACTACTAAGGCAAGTTGGTTTGTCTTTTTTATATTACTAATAGAAGCGATATTTTCTGCAATATTTGGACATATAGGTAGACGTAATCAACATAATAACTATGTTTTAAACAATCAATCTCAATAA
- a CDS encoding helix-turn-helix domain-containing protein — protein sequence MNTEGTKKQSTTHHSIGSCLRLAREQIGLTQQNVAERLCLKVSIVRDIEEDKFTIGLASTFIRGYIRSYARLVHVSEDDLLPIITTQKNFSKIKIKKNKKNNYFLIIFICFIIIFIIVFIIFLMI from the coding sequence ATGAATACTGAAGGAACTAAAAAGCAATCTACAACACATCATTCTATAGGTAGCTGTTTACGGTTAGCTCGTGAACAGATAGGATTAACTCAACAAAATGTCGCTGAACGTTTATGCCTAAAAGTTTCTATTGTACGTGATATTGAAGAGGATAAATTTACAATTGGTTTAGCATCCACCTTCATTCGTGGTTATATTCGTTCTTATGCGCGTTTAGTCCATGTATCGGAAGATGATTTACTACCAATAATAACAACACAAAAAAATTTTTCTAAAATAAAAATTAAAAAAAATAAAAAAAATAATTATTTTTTGATTATTTTTATTTGTTTTATTATTATTTTTATAATAGTTTTTATTATTTTTTTAATGATTTAA